From Lycium ferocissimum isolate CSIRO_LF1 chromosome 12, AGI_CSIRO_Lferr_CH_V1, whole genome shotgun sequence, one genomic window encodes:
- the LOC132039125 gene encoding putative late blight resistance protein homolog R1A-3, whose translation MERKAVHKMLTPLVKKIDAVKREVMRSRFGTNEVQQYVDPTNEDLQTEYRIRDLLLGVVFCVTPLTNEIKEESDDQLMDRIYKTLKGRRYLVVMDDIWSNEVWDLMTRTFPDNNNGSRIILSSRLKDVAMHSDPDSPPHEVSLLNAVESWILLRDKLFGVQKHVCLPELEDIGKKVAERCQGLPLALLLVAGPLSKLSRTPESWDDVSKRMGVFPEDSEVNIETLINLWVSEGFLLEESVGRDVWRILLAGIC comes from the exons ATGGAAAGAAAGGCAGTGCACAAAATGTTGACTCCACTTGTGAAAAAGATTGATGCTGTGAAGAGGGAGGTGATGCGAAGTCGTTTCGGAACAAATGAAGTTCAACAATATGTTGATCCGACAAATGAGGATCTGCAAACAG AGTATCGTATTAGAGATTTGTTGTTGGGTGTTGTTTTTTGTGTAACTCCGCTGACAAATGAGATCAAAGAAGAGAGTGATGATCAATTGATGGATAGGATATACAAAACGTTAAAGGGTCGGAGGTATCTTGTAGTCATGGACGATATTTGGAGCAATGAAGTGTGGGATCTTATGACAAGAACTTTTCCAGACAACAACAATGGGAGTCGAATTATTTTGAGTAGCAGGCTCAAAGATGTGGCTATGCATTCCGATCCTGACAGCCCTCCTCATGAGGTAAGCCTCTTGAATGCAGTTGAAAGTTGGATTTTACTTCGTGACAAGCTGTTCGGAGTACAAAAACACGTTTGTCTTCCTGAACTAGAGGATATCGGGAAGAAAGTAGCAGAAAGATGCCAAGGACTACCTTTAGCTCTTCTACTGGTTGCGGGGCCTCTCTCTAAACTTTCAAGAACTCCAGAAAGTTGGGATGATGTTTCCAAAAGA ATGGGAGTATTTCCAGAAGATAGTGAGGTTAACATTGAGACATTGATCAATTTATGGGTTTCTGAGGGCTTTCTATTGGAAGAATCTGTGGGAAGAGATGTTTGGAGGATTTTGTTAGCAGGCATCTGTTGA